The DNA segment GATGCGAGCGCGCGAGCAACTTCGCGACCGATGCCGCGGCTCGCTCCTGTAATCAGTGCTGTCTGCATTGCGCAAGCCCTCCACCGAGCAAAGTATCAGTCTGTTCTCATAAAGACTGGGCTTCTCAGCCCTCAAATGGTGCGAAGGGATACGGCACGGCTTTTCCATCCCTGATTGGCAGAACGATGACCGCGGAGCCGGGTGTGCTTTCGAGGCCGCGGTCGTTTCGAATGCCGGTCTCGCACTCGACGATACCGAGACCGTCCTTCTCATAGGTGTTGGTCACTCTTCCCCATGCGGTGAGGGTTTCCCATTCGATGTTCATGGCGCGGTACTGAAAAGAGATCTTCGCGACCCATCCTTCGAGGCCGGCCCATTCGTCGAGCATCTGGGCGAGGAGGTGCTGTTTCCAGGAACCATTGATGAGGAGTCCAGGGTTCTTGTCATGGCCGGTGCTGAAGGGATAGTCATAGTGGATCCGATGCCAGTTCTCGGACGCCGCAGACCAGCGCATGATGTGCGCCGGACTCATCGGTCCCTTCTCTACGGGGGTAAGCTCATCCCCGACCTTGACGTGGTCGAAGTAGC comes from the Betaproteobacteria bacterium genome and includes:
- a CDS encoding acyl dehydratase, producing MGYATQRYFDHVKVGDELTPVEKGPMSPAHIMRWSAASENWHRIHYDYPFSTGHDKNPGLLINGSWKQHLLAQMLDEWAGLEGWVAKISFQYRAMNIEWETLTAWGRVTNTYEKDGLGIVECETGIRNDRGLESTPGSAVIVLPIRDGKAVPYPFAPFEG